In Puntigrus tetrazona isolate hp1 chromosome 15, ASM1883169v1, whole genome shotgun sequence, the DNA window ttaaaagcgtctgctaaacgAATAAACGCGGATCTCTAAAAAGGCAGACCTTTTAAGCCATTCAGGCTAGTTCGTCAACCGTCCATCTTTTGGTCTTTTTGCATTACGATACGAATGCAAACCTGATTTACGTACATTAGGAAGTTTTTCATGGTAATCTGGAAAACAAGGTGTTGTTTTATATTCGAGAAACTGTAGATGTTCTCAATACATTGACTGATGGCAAAAGTGagatttattataattgaacatcaattaaaagttacttttaaaaatgtaacttttactttgtttgtttttttaccttttcagGACACACAGTTTTTGCGTCCCTGACTCATTCTTGAACGCTCACAAAAGAGAACAGGTCCAGTGTCAACTAGAATCAAATTAGCAATGCCAGACTTTACTAGTTTcctcatatataaaaatactcgtcttttgaactttctagcAGTAAAGGAACGTCTGCCGCAAGTACCTCTAGGAAAATTACTTTAGTATGTTTTACAGTGAAACactatttcagtatttttcagtcttgatagttaaacaaatgaataacaaaAGCACTTGACAAGCCCAGCTAAACCTAAAACAGACATTTCCTGTAAATGTCTTTGATTGGTTGATAAGGATGTTGTTCGGCACCCTCAAAGATTTTGGTTTACAAACCCACTGCACTTGGTGAAATCACGTTCACTGTgaaatttatttgtgtgtgtgtgtgtgtgtgtgtgtgtgtgtatgtctgcaCCTGGTATTTGTCACGTTATGGAAACCAAATCCctacaaggataggaatacgaGTACATTTTGTGGGGACAGTTTTTAGGTTCcaatgaggaaacaagcttataaaacataccgaatatttttttttgaaaatctaaaaatgccagtagtttcctgtaaggggtaggtttaggtgaaGGGCTGGTGAAggacacatacagtctgtagagtatatggaatgtccccataaaacatggagacacaatgtgtgtgtgtgtgtgtgtgtgcatgtaaaagGGCCCATCATTTCCaacagtttttttctccatatatatatatatatatatatatatatatatatatatatatatatatatatatatatataccattaaAATGTATGATGTGATATAATATCGCATCGCTACCCGATcttatgaatgtgtgtatataaacagtacgccaaacagaaatgaaaacttgtggtatagataacaaaaaaatgactttggCGTGTTTATGCTACACAATGGGTAGGATTGAATTTGTGGGGTAGATGCGTATTACGTAAAAACGTCCTATCATTTGCACGCCAAACATGTGCATTTCAAGTAAATgtcaaagtccatttttgcgtATCAATACAATGataaagtttttcttttccatACTATTTACAGGGGCGGATTTAGTGAATTATATGCATCTACACACACCTAGATCAGCCTTGAGTTTCTTTTCTGTAGTGATGCTTGCTTCTGCATAATGTTGGCCCACAGCTGTGTCCagtgttttgacatttttaatgtgtacGTGTTATAATGGGATTCTttcatttacatgaaatgtattaatttaaacatatacTGTGTTCTGATGCAGCTAAATTCTCAACAAAACAGTTGTCATTGATATATTTCACTGATTCTGTTGTCATACAATGGGATGGATGTGAAATGTGACTGAAAAGCGACCCCTTAAGACTACATAACCAGCTCTAGCTTCCAAGATTAGTACTCCAAGCCGTCGTCTGATAAAATCAAATAGactatatgtaaaataaagacaatatgctgttatttttgcaatattgttgcatgtaaatttaaagaaacagcatatctgagagagagagagagagagagagagagagagagagagagagagagagagagagagagagagagagagagagagagagagagagagagagagagagagagagagagagagagagagagagagagagagagagagagagagagaccgttAAAAACCCAGCAGGAGTTTCTAAACATTTCATTGATTCAACTTTTCCActtgtataatgcattttatgactGTATATATTGTTGAACCTCATTTGTATAACtcataaatgaaaaagtgtGGCTGTCAAGGTAAAAAGGCTGAGTCATAATTGTCGAGTTAACTTTAATGGCTTGGTTTTTGATCCTGGCAGCCTGCAAGCATAGCCATAGGGAtgtcttttgtttgctttgagaCTTTGAAGTCCAGATGATCCTCAGCGAAAGCCGTCTCCAGCACCAGCTGAAGAGACTGTTTAAGTTTCTTCTTATACTCATCACACATGAACACATAAAGGAAGGGGTTCAGACTGCTGTTTAGAAAAGCCAGGCAGTTCACtacagcttttgtttttaataaaacctcCTTAGCGGACTCACTCCACTGATTCTCCTTTGCGCTTATGCAACAAAACTTATGAATGTGATAAGGAAGCCAGCATATGAAAAAGGCCAGGACCACAGCTACAATGAGACGATACGATCTGAGCTGCTTCCCCCTTTGGAGGGTTTTGACTCGCACTCCGATTGCTATATATGAAGATGCAATGATCAGGAAAGGGATGAGGAATCCCACTACGAACTTATATGTGACTAAAGACTTGTAGAATTGTATAGAAGTTGGAGAGTCAGAGATTCTCTCCGGCTCTGCTGTTGAGTGGATGATGACTGCAGGGATGCTACAGCCGATGGATAAAGCCCACACAATCTTGCAGATGATTCTAGCTTTGAACACTGTTCGATTGTTCTGAGTCCACACGATCACCCATGTGCACAGGCATCGGTCCAGACTGATAGCTGTCAGCAGAAAAATGCTAGCGTACATGTTTAGGTAAAGCATCAAGTGGATGAACCTGCTATTGAAGCTCCAAGCCATCTTGCAAAGGACTAAAATTAAGGTCGTGATCAGAGCTGAGGAGAAGATGAAGTCTGCAATTGCTAAGTTGAGGAACCAAATGGAGTTGACTGTAGTCTTCATTTTGTAGCCGGTCACAAATATGATAAGCCCATTTCCGATGAGACCCACAACAAGGATGGACAAGTAAATGCATAGTTTGAAGACATTGGTGCCTGAAAAGCCTTCGGTTTGCACGGTGGAATTGTCTGTTATGAATCTAGTGAAATTTTGTGGTCCAAAAGTAGTGCCCGCTACtcaaaaacaagagaaaatgcAATGAGTGTTGGTTTCTGGAatctcaaaacattttattgtacattttacattttacatattacaaATTTCAGATTACAATAGCATTGTGCGAtgaaattttaaacattcatgaaataaaaatgtattcattgtaagtatatacattaaaataacattttcagtaattttgcaacagaaaaaaattaaaacatgatgacattttgaaaaataaaattctgttctCAAATGATATTTACCTACATTTTGCTGTTCATGTGTAAATGTTGTATGaagatttaattttgtgtaGATAATCATAGAAAAGTCATTTAATTGAAGTCAAAGGTCTGGGTCAATGTaatgtacaaaaaagaaaataatccaCCAAAATCAAGCAATGAACAGACAAGCAAtcttcataaaacaaaacataatacaaaaactGAAACCAACTACTGAGACACTGTCTGCAGTTAAGAACAcactattatataataaaaaaaaatctttaataataacattattcaACAAGCACCAATTatgcataaaacacacaaattagATTCTTACCCATTTTCTTCAGTCTGTGTCGAAGCCCATAAAACCTCTTTGCATCTGCTCTTTTCAGTGGACAGTAAAGAGCTAATGATGAATTCCCCTTTACTTATGAAAGAGTGATTGTGGGATGGAGTTAAAAGAGAAATATGCTTCTACAGAAATCTATTTGtgcaattttaagttttatttctgCAGTGTGAATGAGAAAAGCGTTAACCAGAAACACCATCCGAAACTAGGCCATTTATATTTGGAAGCTCAAAGAGCCCTCCCTACAAGTGAAACAGGCAATTTCTATaggcttcaaaaacaaaaaaaaagagagatagcAGAAACGTTAGAAGCGGCCAAATCAACAGtgttatacattatacattaaacATGAGAAAATAAAGAACCCACTAGTGACCTCAGCAACCTAAAACATGTCCCAAGGAGGACAACAGTGTTGGATTCTCTTCGTggtaaagaaaaattattttacaacattCGGCAAGGTAGCTTTGTAATTGTCAAAGACTACAATCAAGAGAAGAGAGCAATACAGAGGGGTTCACCACAAAGGTGCAAACGAGGCCATCTAAAAAATCCAGACCACTTATGGAAAAGCATTCTTTGGACAGCTGGAATGAAGATCAACTTCAACAAAGTTTGGTGAAGGCTTGGAAGAGCTCATGATCCAAAGCAACATTATCTGTGAAACATGATGGAGCAGTGTGATGGCATGATAATGCACGGCTTCTAGTGGCACTGCTGGTGTTTAGTGATGACAAATGGACAACAACtcaaaacatacagcaaaagCAACCCAGGggtttttgaatgcaaaaagtgaaatattctgaaatattcagTCTCCTGATTTCAGCCTGACCGAGCAGAGCATGCATTTCACTcactgaaaacaaaactaaaggcaGCCCTGATAGCACACGTACGTCTAGGAGTCGTCTATTTGACGTCCGCATTTATATCTGCaagacatatatttttagattgtttgctcatctgaaatatatttataggaCGTCTCCTTTTAGATGTCAAAGACGCCTATTGGacgtctttaagatgtttatgatttagaatgtatGTAAAGACGTCTGTAAGACGTCTGCCAGACGCTTGTAGAAAGCAGATGCTttcttaaaaaatcttaaaaaatgcttgagtttgcacacttattatcagaaaaggttcaaaaaagtattgtcttttgttgttatgggcgtgaataaagttttattgcatctctGTATGcctgtgtgtaaaacaacaaactgacaatttatatataaaatatatatatacgggtGACTCGTTATCGAAAGATACTATACTGTGACACAGGATATCTAAAGATAAACTTTCACTGCAAAGGTAAAGTCCAATTTATTTTTGGGACACTGACTTCATTGATCACAAATCTGTACATATCCTTTTGATACACTATTTACAACAATAATTCAAAAACTGTAAGACAACAAGCTACTTTAGACCTTGAGATTGATTTTAGTATTGTTTACTCCTCTTTGGTCAAGAAAGCATTGGGGTCTTTTGTCATCTTCGTGATCCAGAAAGTCCAGATGTTCTTCGGCAAAAGCCATTTCCAGCACCAGCAGCAGAGACTTTTGAGCTTCTTCTTATACTcatcacacataaacacatatagAATGGGGTTCAGACAGCTGTTTAGAAAAGCAAGGCAAACCACAAAAGGTGTTGTTTTAGATATCACTTCTCGAACATTGACGTTCTGCATATTCTTCACAAAACACAATTTGTGAATATGGTAAGGGAACCAGCATACAAAAAAGGCCAGAACCAGAAATATAATAAGACGGTAGGACCTGAGATGTTTCCCCCTCGTGAGACGTTTGACTCGCACTCCAATAGCTAAATAAGAAGATGCAATGATCAGGAAGGGGATGAGGAATCCCACCATAAACCTGTATGTGAACAGAGACTGTAAGTCTAGATACTTGGTGCAGAAATTGATGACAAATGGAATGCTACAGCCGATGGATAAAATCCACACTATCATGCTAATGATCCTGGCTTTGAGTAAAGTTCGTTTGTTCTTTGCCCACACAATCACCCATGTGCACAGGCATCGGTCCAGACTAATAGCTGTAAGAAAAAATGCTAGCAAACATATTTAGCTCCGTCATGAAAGAGAGAAGCTTGGACAAAATGTAGCCCAGTGGCTTGCCAAAGATCAAGACAATGCGTATGACCGGggtgaaggagaaaaagaagtcTGCAATCGCCAAGTTGAAAACCAAATGGAGTTGACCGTCGTCTTCATTTTTTGTAGCCGGTCACAAAGATGACAAGACCATTTCCGATGAAGCCTAAGATGAAGATGATCAGGTAAATGCATATAGCGAAGATCTGGAGGCTTGAAAAGCCCTCGTTCGCCTGTGTCACGGAGACGCTAGTCAGATTATCATTTTCCAAACTTGTGCACACTATGCAGAAAAGAGATTAAAGTATAGATTGAGAATTGGTTCTGGAGCAAAACAACATGCAAATTAAACAATTTGTGGCACATTTGACTAGAAACACGTTTTTTCTGTTACAAATActgtactatatttatttattttgcattgaaaatcagcagaattaaagaaaaatgcaagGATTTGACACTTGTTATTAAAGTTGAGCTTTATGCAACGTTATGAGCAAACGTACCCTTCTTTCTAGCaaagaataatttttactgtatagcTTTAGATTACTGTGTCTCATACTTAACGCTCTGTCCAGGCATGCTCTCGCAAACGAgtaaacacttttgttttatgcaaacTAATTTCTGTATGTATGCTCTCCCACATTTACAAACATCTGAATTCAGAACATCGGATTCAAAACGAGGTAAGAAAAAATTTCAGTGAGTCTGTGTCAGTGACAACTCTTCCTGCTAGATCTGAGGCAACACTGGTTGCTGTCTCGGAGACAAATTCTACGGAATTTAATGAAGTCCACAAACAATTGCAAACAATATAAAGTCACCACCAGAGTCTGCTGGCGATTTTTGACGTCTTTGGAGCTTAGCTCTATAAGTGtgcaattcattaaataattttttacaaatgtttacgGACAGGAAGGttgattaataaagtattaaaaagagacagaatatgaatatgacacaaatatgaaatttaaatgaagaTGACCACATACATACGCAAATTTCAAAATCATGAAATGTTTCCATTTACGGATGAAAACCAACCAAACCaaaacttatataaataaattgcataaattgtgaaaaataagtaaaaaggaTCCTGAATAATTTTCCTCGAAAGCAAACTTTGCCAGCTCTTACCCAAGATTCTAACAAGAATAGCCTGCTGATTGCTGCATTGCCCTCAAGTTTCTCAAACTAATAGTGTTACCAAATTAGCTGTGAATTAGCTCAGATCCGTCCCTGTACTGTCTGAGTCACTCTTCCTGAGAATGCTCATACActctattttctgttttcttaaataattatattacctTGAAGCATCCATTCCTCCACAAGTGCCTAATTTAGTTATGGGTCTATtctttctgatttctgaaaacagtttgattatatatattgtacacaTTTATCTGCACTCACACGAAAAAACAGGTATCATTATCTCTTTCATAGAATAACCGACTGAGATGGCATTACTGTCAGTCAAAGAACCCCTGTGGATTGTGAAAGCTGATTTTCAGTCTGTTCTCATTCTGCAGGATCTATTTGTCGCCTTTGATACTAATTTGCTTTCCCACTTCCGTACGGAATCCAGGAAACTTATctctttcataaacatttgacTGTATTCTAacttgaaaagaaaacaaaacctttcACTTCCTTAATCCCTTCTGGCTCTAGATTGTAGAAACTTGTATTGCAAGCACTTCCTGTGTCTGTTTGCCTCCATATGATGAATCACTTATTACATTTCCTTAAGCCGTCTGctaaatcaatacatttaaatatgtgttatttttaagattaataaGGATAATAAACAAGCATGTTAAATTGGTATATTGCACAGATGAAACTCTTACCCATTTTCTGTAGCTTATTGTCAGTGCACAAAAACTTGGTCAAATAAAGAGCTTGAAGTAGGATCTCTTCTACTTATGTGAAAAGCTCATGAGTGAATGAAGGATGTTGCATGTACATTTTGTGGTTCATTAACTAAGAATAACTGCATGACTTCACAGGATATTTTTCTTTGGCCTATATACATCTAACaggccatatatatatatatatatatatatatatatatatatatatatatacaggtgtCCTGCGTTGGTTGCCAGGGATGTGGGCATTCCCCACCTAGGACTTCAGTGGCATCCTACGTGAACTAATTCTTAATACTATGTGACGCCACAGCTATAGaaagcataaatattacatgaaaatgCAATATAACAGAGCCCGCCATCACAGACAGGTATCTCATGTAATGTTAATGCTGTCAATAAAGCTAGAAACCCATTCAATACAATTCAACAAATTGCCGCTCATCCTCACGCTGAATCTCTacattctctgtaaaccctgaAGATGATTTCTAACGAGAAGTTGAACATGTGTACGTAATAAAGTGGTTATGGCAAACGTCAAACCTGGCATGACACATCTCGCTGTCTCTGAACTGAATGTAATAACCTAATAAAAAGAGAAGctatgaaagaaaaactaaatatgttcCCCTTTTCCGCTCagcatttgttttctgtgcagGCCTGTGGTCTCAGAACTTGTTAAAGGAACCTTGGGTTTGTATGGATTTACATAACATAAATTATGTCCCTTATTGGAAATATGTAGAAAAATAACCATGAATggtttatgttattaaaaaaaattcacattattatatatattttggattgtGGGAGGCGCCATTATTCTAAAGATGTAAAATGGTTgcactctaaaaataaaatatgatgacCACAGCAAGTGAAAGAGCTTACAggacatgataaatatataaccaTAGGCTTAAACCCATTGCTGTACCATGATTTTTTCACCACAAGAAGTCTAAATGCCCTGGATAATGAGGGAAATTCGCGATGAGAAACTCCTCCAGCGGCTGCAGCGAAATAATACGCACAGATATGTTTACATCCTAATGGGGTGACGTAGCATTTCTTGTCCCAGTCGTTTGTAATCTCTTACGGTAGCTGTGGTCTACTAAAAGACTCTAAAGTTGAGAGGGCAAAGAAACAGTCTTTAGGAAGTTTTATTCGTCTACAGGCATCGTCCCATTATTTTGTCCGAAAGTCATTCATCGCTTCTCTTGTTGCcctttgattgaaaaaaaatgcaacaaatctGAACTGTTTATTCTGAGCTGGATTGTGGTAAGAGCTCCAGTAGCTCACCGAAGGCAACCATTTGATGTCAGTGATACAGAATGCacataaaaatggcttaaaaaaCAGGTTAAATAGCATTAATTTCCACGGGTTTctattacatatttcagtaagagactatttatgttatattaagcTATAAATGTCTTATAGCCATTTAAGACATCATGTAAACATCTATTTGACAGAACTGGAACCACCATTATAGCCCAGTGATTGGaatttgtgaaaatgtgaaCTGTTCATCATTGACAATGATAAGAAATGCTTTTGAGCAGCAAtgttttctgaagaatcatgtgatgctgaagactggagtaatgatgctaagaTTCTGCTGTGCCATCACAGgcataaattgtattttaaaatacactgaaatagcaaacagttattttacattatactaATATTGCAAATTATCACtgctttttatcaaataaatgcagccttgataagcATAAGAGGCCTCTATCAAAAACTTTAAAACCTtattgaccccaaacctttgaagaGTAGTATAAATTGTtatcaaatgcatgcatgtaatcTATGATAGTTTTAGTTGTTTATTACTATTAGACTTTCTCTTTTGGTCATGCTTCCTGGAAACAGTTTTATATCATCATAACCACTTTACTATCTTTTTAACTCATGCGTATATaccactattttattttaattgcttgAGTCATTAAGCAACTTTAGaatgtgtggggttttttgtagtatttttattcGCCTTATGTTCAGAGAGTCAGAACTTTAGTTGTAGGCGACAGTCTGGTCAATCCATTGGCGGAGATAAGACACGCGGGCGTAGACGGCTGGGGTGCGAACATTGCAGTCGGTGGTGCCCCAGGACACGATGCCCACCTGATACCAAACACCagcactttcacacacaccAGAGGACCACCAGAATCACCCTGTAGTTCACAGACAAACCAATGCAGACACATTAGGACCAAAGCACTGTATATATGCATTCAcaagtcacaagcctcctggttttcaaccaaaatatcttaaaatgtgtCCCAAAGACTAACAAAGCTTTTACTGATTTGGAACGACGTTGGGTTAacgattaatgacaaaatcttcAGTTTGGGATGGAGTAACCGTGTAAGGTATCTGTCTTCATATACCTGGCAAGAGGAGACACCGGAGGCTCCAGCACAGATCATGGCATCTGTGATTCTGCTCTGACCCCAGTATTGCTTGCACTGAGCGGGAGTGATAAGAGGCAGCGCGGTCTGCTGCAGGATACGAGGACTTGCTGTGAAAGCAGAGCAAATACAAGAAAATTAAACCACTTTTGGTCATTTTCGAATGTTTCCGAATGTTTTAagtgttgatgatgatgatgatgaatgtaCAGGTGGTTCCAGTTTTGCCCCATCCAGTGGTGACACAAAGAGTGCCGGCGGGGATGCTGGAGGTGGAGGAAGCCAGACACACAGGAGAGATACGGGATGTCAGCTGGGCTGGAGAGGACAGTTTGAGCAGAGTGACGTCATTGTTGAAGGTATTACCATTGTAGTAAGGATGGGTGATGGCCTACGGtggaaagaaaattaaaaggttaaaaaggtTATACAAATCTAATAAACCCAACATATTAGTGAGCTCAAACATATAGACACGATACGGTatacagtgttaaaaaaaaacacatttacagaaacATTAATGGGTAATGAGGTAATGGAAGCGATATCATAGAACCAAAGCAATGCCATCAGCAGACAGTGACTCGAAGTAAAGGGATGATGAGCTGATATCATTAAAGCTTATACCTTGGAAATGCTCATCACTTGAACTGCCTCAGCGCTGGAGCCGCGGTCATGCTCTCCAAGAATAACATAGTGATATCCAGCCCTAGGGTGGGAGATAAGTTAAAAATAGATGCACGGAAAAGCATCAGGCATGGTATGTTATTGAAGTAAAACCGACTCAAATGTTCTTACCTCACACCACAGTGGGCAGCAGTGACCACCCAATACTGGTTGATCAGGGATCCTCCGCAGAAATGGAAGCCATTGGATTGCTGGTTTAGgcattattaattacaaataatataactTTAGGTATGATTAACACATTGttggaaaaatacattttccatgCATCTCAGCATGtacatattaaatgataaaggaccctaaaaagtatatttaaaactaGTAAAAATTACCTGGAGA includes these proteins:
- the LOC122358700 gene encoding C3a anaphylatoxin chemotactic receptor-like; amino-acid sequence: MAGTTFGPQNFTRFITDNSTVQTEGFSGTNVFKLCIYLSILVVGLIGNGLIIFVTGYKMKTTVNSIWFLNLAIADFIFSSALITTLILVLCKMAWSFNSRFIHLMLYLNMYASIFLLTAISLDRCLCTWVIVWTQNNRTVFKARIICKIVWALSIGCSIPAVIIHSTAEPERISDSPTSIQFYKSLVTYKFVVGFLIPFLIIASSYIAIGVRVKTLQRGKQLRSYRLIVAVVLAFFICWLPYHIHKFCCISAKENQWSESAKEVLLKTKAVVNCLAFLNSSLNPFLYVFMCDEYKKKLKQSLQLVLETAFAEDHLDFKVSKQTKDIPMAMLAGCQDQKPSH
- the ctrl gene encoding LOW QUALITY PROTEIN: chymotrypsin-like protease CTRL-1 (The sequence of the model RefSeq protein was modified relative to this genomic sequence to represent the inferred CDS: deleted 2 bases in 1 codon), coding for MGETHGNISRIYSLVSTMLWIISCFALVASTLGCGVPAIKPVISGYSKIVNGENAVSGSWPWQVSLQQSNGFHFCGGSLINQYWVVTAAHCGVRAGYHYVILGEHDRGSSAEAVQVMSISKAITHPYYNGNTFNNDVTLLKLSSPAQLTSRISPVCLASSTSSIPAGTLCVTTGWGKTGTTSSPRILQQTALPLITPAQCKQYWGQSRITDAMICAGASGVSSCQGDSGGPLVCESAGVWYQVGIVSWGTTDCNVRTPAVYARVSYLRQWIDQTVAYN